In Vicia villosa cultivar HV-30 ecotype Madison, WI unplaced genomic scaffold, Vvil1.0 ctg.001126F_1_1, whole genome shotgun sequence, one genomic interval encodes:
- the LOC131633475 gene encoding uncharacterized protein LOC131633475: MSYSLQQNRFLAPQRKFDPLPTSRSEILKYLVNEQLVELRPMPPPIPGRATPNFRPNERCEFHANSPGHTLEKCWAFRHKAQDLIESGAIAFDKPNVKTNPMPRHDGTVNAIEVVTEQELVQQRSSPIDALKRYLLAKGFVLEHNEAFKDTLQRLVDQGVIQLKEHPEEEYVAMRERNEPLIIPSPGARKTLIIPCAKAPLLIPTQVHTRIIPVRDPYPVDKMKAVPWEYDSSTNTDVTNIVGPGGMTRSGRIFNTAKPNENLAQASNQATVVPTEEGPPKDKETTNKDAEEFLALIKKSDYRVVDQLHQTPSKISLLSLLVHSEKHRDALMKILNAAHVTKDITVNQFDGMVANLTTGACLSFSEHELPSQGKEHNKALHISIQCGKAHLTRVLIDTGSSLNVMPKATLDKIALEGLVVRPSRLVVKAFDGSQSPVFGEVDLLVVVGPHTFCINFQVMEIEPAYTCLLGRPWIHAAGAVTSNLHQKESDKNARRLDSK, encoded by the exons ATGTCTTACTCGCTGCAACAGAATAGATTCCTAGCGCCACAAAGGAAATTCGACCCTTTGCCCACCTCCAGAAGCGAAATACTGAAATATCTGGTAAATGAGCAATTAGTAGAACTCAGACCTATGCCACCTCCGATTCCTGGAAGAGCTACGCCCAACTTCAGAcctaatgaaaggtgtgaatttcacgccaattctcctggaCACACATTAGAAAAATGTTGGGCTTTCAGGCACAAGGCTCAAGACCTAATCGAGTCTGGGGCAATTGCTTTTGACAAACCTAACGTGAAGACGAATCCCATGCCTCGTCACGATGGCACAGTCAATGCGATCGAGGTCGTCACTGAGCAAGAGTTAGTTCAACAACGGAGCTCCCCTATAgacgcccttaagaggtatctactcgCAAAGGGGTTCgtcctagaacataacgaggcTTTTAAGGACACCCTGCAGAGACTCGTGGACCAAGGAGTAATTCAGTTGAAAGAACATCCCGAGGAGGAGTATGTGGCCATGCGGGAGAGGAATGAGCCATTGATAATACCTAGTCCAGGGGCAAGGAAGACATTAATCATCCCCTGCGCCAAAGCACCATTGCtgatacccactcaagtacacactaggatcatcccagTCAGAGATCCATATCCGGTGGACAAAATGAAAGCGGTCCCTTGGGAATATGATTCTAGTACTAATACGGATGTGACAAACATCGTTGGGCCTGGGGGCATGACTCGTAGTGGTCGCATATTCAATACTGCGAAACCAAATGAGAACTTAGCACAAGCAAGTAATCAAGCTACTGTGGTCCCGACTGAAGAAGGCCCGCCCAAGGACAAAGAGACTACTAACAAGGATGCTGAAGAGTTTTTGGCGTTGatcaagaaaagtgattatagagtggtggaCCAGTTGCACCAAACTCCGTCCAAAATATCACTCCTCTCGCTGTTAGTACATTCAGAAAAACATCGAGAcgccttgatgaaaatcctgaacgCCGCCCACGTAACTAAAGACATCACTGTGAATCAATTTGATGGGATGGTGGCTAATCTTACTACTGGGGCATGTTTAAGTTTTAGTGAGCATGAGCTACCCTCACAAGGGAAAGAGCACAACAAAGCCctgcatatctccatacaatgtgggAAAGCTCATCTAACTAGAGTTCtgatcgacacagggtcatcATTAAACGTGATGCCGAAGGCCACTCTCGACAAGATAGCCTTGGAAGGTCTGGTagttagaccaagtcgtctggtgGTCAAAGCCTTTGATGGGTCACAAAGTCCGGTGTTTGGAGAGGTTGACCTCCTTGTGGTAGTTGGTCCCCATACATTCTGCATTAATTTCCAAGTAATGGAGATTGAACCTGCTTATACTTGCTTATTGGGACGTCCCTGGATTCATGCtgctggggcagttacctctaATCTGCATcagaaa GAGTCCGATAAGAATGCAAGACGATTGGATTCGAAGTAG